Proteins encoded together in one Fimbriimonadia bacterium window:
- a CDS encoding sigma-70 family RNA polymerase sigma factor encodes MLELVEQSKSTGWVTLDQINACLSEDDLERLDDLFAMLERSGIKVAEVAVVHMRKPETEEPEIPKEADLTGEDLAALEGPAVEDAVKVWLRLIGRVPLLHADQELKLAKLASEGHEWAKLALVEANLRLVVSIAKRFTGRGLPLADLIQDGNVGLIRAVDKFDYTKGFRFSTYASWWIRQSITRGLADHGRTIRIPVHMVETINRLVKATSRLVQRLGREPTLEEIGVELGVPVERVTELMRIAPHPVSLETPVGEDEGSVLADFLEDSRTASLDIASRLALRDRIEDALSVLSERERTVIMLRFGLHDGNMYTLEDVGRALNVTRERVRQIEQRAFRKLRRPKQARKLKDVSEES; translated from the coding sequence ATCCTCGAACTGGTGGAGCAATCCAAGTCAACCGGCTGGGTTACGCTCGATCAGATCAACGCGTGTCTCTCCGAGGACGACTTGGAGCGATTGGACGATCTGTTCGCCATGCTGGAGCGCTCGGGCATCAAGGTCGCCGAAGTGGCCGTCGTTCACATGCGCAAGCCCGAGACCGAGGAGCCCGAGATCCCGAAGGAGGCGGACCTTACCGGAGAAGACCTCGCAGCGCTCGAAGGGCCTGCGGTGGAGGACGCGGTAAAGGTCTGGCTGCGGCTCATCGGTCGGGTCCCCCTACTGCATGCGGACCAAGAGTTGAAACTGGCCAAGCTGGCTTCGGAGGGTCACGAGTGGGCTAAGCTCGCGCTGGTCGAGGCGAACCTTCGCCTGGTCGTCTCCATTGCTAAGCGCTTCACAGGGCGGGGGCTGCCCCTGGCAGACCTGATCCAAGACGGGAACGTGGGTCTCATCCGCGCGGTGGACAAGTTCGATTACACCAAGGGGTTTCGGTTCAGCACCTACGCGAGCTGGTGGATTCGCCAATCCATTACGCGTGGGCTGGCCGATCATGGGCGCACGATCCGCATCCCCGTGCACATGGTGGAGACGATCAATCGCCTGGTGAAAGCCACCAGCCGGTTGGTGCAGCGATTGGGCCGCGAGCCGACGCTGGAAGAGATCGGCGTGGAGTTGGGAGTCCCTGTCGAGCGGGTGACGGAGCTGATGCGGATCGCGCCGCACCCGGTTTCGCTGGAGACGCCCGTCGGCGAAGACGAAGGCTCGGTGCTTGCCGACTTCTTGGAAGACAGCCGGACCGCATCGCTGGATATCGCCTCGCGACTCGCGCTGCGAGACCGCATCGAGGATGCACTCTCCGTGCTGTCGGAGCGTGAGCGCACTGTCATCATGCTTCGCTTCGGTCTTCACGACGGCAACATGTACACGCTGGAAGACGTGGGCCGGGCACTGAACGTGACGCGGGAGCGGGTACGGCAGATCGAACAGCGGGCGTTTCGCAAGCTGCGCCGCCCTAAACAGGCCCGGAAGCTGAAGGACGTCAGCGAGGAGAGCTAA
- a CDS encoding isocitrate dehydrogenase (NAD(+)): MTHNITLIPGDGIGPEVVEAAVRVVEATGVRVDWDRHDAGAEVYTRYGTTVPDEVFTSLLRNRVGIKGPITTPVGTGFASANVLMRQRLQLYANVRPVKTLPGIQTPFPNVDLIVVRENSEGMYSGLEHQVVPGVVESLKVVTEKGSTRIAQYAFELARRLGRQRVTAVHKANIMKLSDGLFLDCFRKVARQYSDIQADELIIDNTCMQLVMRPERFDVMVMENLYGDIVSDLCAGLIGGLGLTASVNVGESCSLYEAVHGSAPDIAGQNKANPIALIQCAAMMLRDLRETDAADRVEKAVHTVLREGKTLTPDLGGSATTSEITDAIIAAM, translated from the coding sequence ATGACGCACAACATCACGCTCATCCCAGGAGATGGCATCGGGCCAGAAGTGGTGGAGGCCGCCGTTCGTGTCGTCGAGGCCACCGGGGTACGAGTGGACTGGGACCGGCACGACGCCGGTGCCGAGGTGTACACCCGGTACGGCACTACGGTGCCCGACGAGGTGTTCACGTCTCTGCTCCGCAACCGGGTGGGCATCAAGGGCCCCATCACCACACCCGTCGGGACCGGCTTTGCCAGCGCGAACGTGCTGATGCGTCAACGGCTGCAACTCTACGCCAACGTGCGGCCGGTGAAGACCCTGCCCGGCATCCAAACGCCCTTTCCGAACGTGGACCTGATCGTGGTGCGAGAGAACAGCGAAGGCATGTACTCGGGGCTGGAGCACCAGGTGGTGCCTGGCGTTGTCGAGAGCCTGAAGGTGGTCACCGAGAAGGGTAGCACGCGCATCGCGCAGTATGCCTTCGAACTGGCGCGCAGGCTCGGCAGGCAGCGGGTCACCGCGGTGCACAAAGCGAACATCATGAAGCTCTCCGACGGACTCTTCCTCGACTGCTTTCGCAAGGTCGCCAGGCAGTACAGCGACATTCAGGCCGACGAACTGATCATAGATAACACCTGCATGCAACTGGTGATGCGCCCAGAGCGATTCGATGTGATGGTGATGGAGAATCTGTACGGTGACATCGTGTCCGACTTATGCGCGGGGTTGATAGGCGGTCTGGGGCTTACTGCCAGTGTCAACGTGGGGGAGAGCTGCTCGCTCTACGAGGCCGTTCATGGCAGTGCTCCGGACATCGCGGGGCAGAACAAGGCGAATCCCATCGCGTTGATTCAGTGTGCCGCCATGATGCTGCGCGACCTGAGAGAAACCGATGCGGCGGACCGCGTCGAAAAGGCGGTGCACACCGTGCTGCGTGAGGGCAAGACGCTTACGCCCGACCTCGGAGGCAGCGCCACCACCTCCGAGATCACCGACGCGATCATTGCGGCCATGTAG
- the smpB gene encoding SsrA-binding protein SmpB has product MAKRDKRSKEQSGPATIQNRKARHDYEIFDTFEAGIVLIGPEVKSVYLGNVQLADGYCQVEDGELWLKGVYIAPYEQAGRWNLEERRPRKLLMHKSEIMRLKAKSQEKGLTIVPLKVYFAHGKAKVQIGLARGKRMYDKREAIAKKDERRARERGQD; this is encoded by the coding sequence ATGGCCAAGAGAGACAAGCGGAGCAAGGAACAAAGCGGCCCCGCCACGATCCAGAACCGCAAGGCAAGGCACGACTACGAGATATTCGACACCTTCGAAGCGGGCATCGTGCTTATCGGCCCGGAGGTCAAGTCGGTGTACCTGGGCAACGTGCAGCTCGCCGACGGCTACTGTCAGGTGGAGGACGGCGAGCTGTGGCTGAAGGGCGTGTATATCGCACCCTACGAGCAGGCGGGGCGCTGGAACTTAGAGGAGCGGCGCCCGCGCAAGCTGCTGATGCACAAGAGCGAGATCATGCGCCTGAAGGCCAAGTCGCAGGAAAAGGGTCTCACCATCGTCCCGCTCAAAGTGTATTTCGCGCACGGCAAGGCCAAGGTACAGATTGGCCTAGCGCGGGGCAAGCGGATGTATGACAAGCGCGAGGCCATTGCCAAGAAGGACGAGCGCCGCGCCCGCGAGCGAGGCCAAGACTAG
- a CDS encoding cytochrome c3 family protein translates to MASIRLLPFVWGVSLLGICFLFSSASNQAQDPTSSDWDGHPDVTLLDEAGNPVDPTAPSPAPYSPKQTCGQCHDYDAITAAYHFQMGADRISDDYGTKQGRPWVSSDGQFGRQFHMSYEWLGKKKNGSAAEVGLSAYQFELSCGKCHPGGGLAELDRNGNRMDKHQAANPGIAASFDGDYFAAEWVKSGVVEADCLICHQPKYDFAGRWQQLSQGNFRWAASVGARLATVEGSVLAGQTPKLRYQGVAKDGTVRLQIGRVTDANCLLCHGEAEVKKRGHVWDGRNEDIHSSRGMKCTSCHVTGADHQIRKGRSNEVTLRDDLDDPTLSCESCHARGELGAKKPQHPSTPPSHLKSIACVTCHVRDQNVTAVLAVDTTTGAAIGVPTHPEAKKYGESFEWSMSLFRLADGRIYAGNALLPVWWGHRDGDIIYPLTLAETKAAYLRAQAAIKDDNGDGKPEANTESEILAMLEALRSTLSGGRFSRPNPVYVKGHTVYAETAGKVTKSEHRQAQPLRWTFSHNVAAASRALGAQGCKDCHTTPHSRFLHAPIVLDPYDENGKRSTIQMWKHLKIDETVITAGQ, encoded by the coding sequence ATGGCAAGTATTCGGCTCCTTCCCTTTGTGTGGGGCGTCTCGCTCCTGGGCATCTGCTTTCTCTTCTCCTCGGCCAGCAATCAGGCGCAAGATCCGACCTCGTCCGATTGGGACGGCCATCCGGACGTCACTCTTCTCGATGAGGCTGGCAATCCCGTAGACCCTACGGCTCCCAGCCCGGCTCCCTACAGTCCCAAGCAGACCTGCGGACAGTGCCACGACTACGACGCGATTACCGCGGCCTACCACTTTCAGATGGGAGCAGACCGAATCTCGGACGATTATGGTACGAAGCAAGGCAGGCCTTGGGTTAGCTCGGATGGGCAGTTCGGCCGCCAGTTCCACATGTCTTACGAGTGGCTAGGTAAGAAGAAAAACGGCTCTGCCGCGGAAGTGGGGCTATCTGCGTATCAGTTCGAGCTGTCGTGCGGGAAGTGCCACCCCGGCGGTGGCTTGGCGGAACTGGACAGGAACGGCAACCGCATGGACAAGCATCAGGCCGCCAATCCCGGAATTGCCGCATCCTTCGACGGTGATTACTTCGCGGCCGAGTGGGTGAAGTCCGGAGTGGTGGAAGCAGACTGCCTTATCTGCCACCAGCCGAAGTACGACTTTGCGGGCCGATGGCAGCAGCTATCCCAGGGTAACTTCCGGTGGGCCGCGTCCGTTGGGGCCAGGTTGGCCACCGTGGAAGGCTCGGTGCTCGCTGGCCAAACGCCCAAGCTGCGCTATCAGGGAGTAGCGAAGGACGGGACCGTGCGATTGCAAATCGGGCGGGTCACGGACGCGAACTGCCTACTGTGCCACGGTGAGGCGGAGGTGAAGAAGCGCGGGCATGTTTGGGATGGCCGGAACGAAGATATTCACTCGTCGAGAGGAATGAAGTGCACCTCTTGTCATGTCACAGGGGCCGACCACCAGATCCGTAAGGGGCGCTCGAACGAAGTGACCTTGCGCGACGACTTAGACGATCCTACGCTATCATGCGAATCCTGCCACGCTCGGGGCGAGCTCGGAGCCAAGAAGCCGCAGCACCCCTCGACCCCACCGAGCCACCTGAAGAGCATTGCCTGCGTAACGTGCCATGTGCGTGATCAGAACGTGACCGCTGTGCTGGCAGTGGATACTACCACCGGGGCGGCCATCGGTGTACCGACGCATCCGGAGGCGAAGAAATACGGAGAGAGCTTCGAGTGGAGCATGTCTCTATTTCGACTCGCAGACGGCCGCATCTATGCTGGCAACGCCCTGCTCCCGGTCTGGTGGGGCCACCGTGATGGCGATATCATCTACCCACTCACGCTCGCCGAGACGAAGGCAGCCTATCTCCGAGCACAGGCGGCGATCAAGGACGACAATGGTGACGGCAAGCCCGAGGCTAACACCGAGTCGGAAATCCTGGCGATGCTGGAGGCCCTGCGCTCCACGCTCTCCGGCGGGCGTTTTTCGCGGCCCAACCCTGTGTATGTAAAGGGTCACACGGTCTATGCCGAGACTGCCGGAAAGGTGACCAAGAGCGAACATCGCCAGGCACAGCCTCTGAGGTGGACCTTCAGCCACAACGTAGCGGCGGCATCTCGTGCACTTGGCGCCCAGGGGTGCAAAGACTGCCATACAACACCCCATTCACGCTTCCTCCACGCACCGATCGTCTTGGACCCGTACGACGAGAACGGGAAGCGCTCGACGATACAGATGTGGAAGCACCTGAAGATTGACGAGACGGTGATCACGGCGGGGCAGTAA
- the glnA gene encoding type I glutamate--ammonia ligase: MSPREVVQYARDNDIEIVDYRYTDPIGSWHHYSMPVNMFSEASFEEGIGFDGSSIRCFKTIEQSDMLLIPDPDVHFIDPFSKYKTLVIVCDIIDPETRRPYDRSPRLVARNAVEYMRQTGIADTVFFGPELEFHVFDEVRFDQNNHSSMHFVDCAEGIWNSGRVDKPAPGHKMQVRGGYTPVPPNDTLQDLRGEMIATLRDVGVEMESHHHEVGAAGQCELGLRFAQMLRQADQVMIYKYVIKNVAFRNGFTATFMPKPIYGDNGSGMHCHQSLWKNEQNLMYDEHGYAGLSKLALHYIGGLLEHAPSILAFAAPTTNSYRRLVPGYEAPINLVYSKRNRSACIRIPTFNPAPHAKRLEFRAPDPSCNPYLAFAAQLMAGLDGIRREIVPPDPIEKDVYHLSPEEDAKVRKTPGSLADALTALERDNEYLTTGGVFSTDLLQEYIRYKREEEVLQLSLRPHPYEFMMYYGV, from the coding sequence ATGAGCCCGCGAGAGGTCGTTCAGTACGCGCGCGACAACGACATTGAGATCGTAGACTACCGTTACACGGACCCCATCGGCTCCTGGCATCACTATTCGATGCCGGTCAACATGTTTTCGGAAGCCTCGTTCGAGGAGGGCATCGGCTTCGATGGTTCGTCCATTCGCTGTTTCAAGACCATCGAGCAGTCGGACATGTTGCTGATACCCGACCCGGACGTCCACTTCATCGACCCGTTCAGCAAGTACAAGACGCTGGTAATCGTGTGCGACATCATTGACCCAGAGACACGCCGACCCTACGACCGGAGCCCGAGGTTGGTAGCACGAAACGCCGTCGAATACATGCGGCAGACGGGCATCGCGGACACCGTGTTCTTCGGACCGGAGCTGGAGTTTCACGTTTTCGACGAGGTGCGGTTCGACCAGAACAACCACTCCTCCATGCACTTCGTGGACTGTGCGGAGGGAATATGGAATAGCGGACGAGTGGATAAGCCCGCACCCGGCCACAAGATGCAGGTTCGCGGCGGATACACGCCGGTCCCACCCAACGACACGCTGCAGGACCTGCGCGGCGAGATGATTGCCACTTTGCGCGATGTCGGGGTGGAGATGGAGTCGCACCACCACGAGGTAGGCGCTGCCGGCCAGTGCGAGCTCGGCCTTCGGTTCGCTCAGATGCTGCGCCAGGCCGACCAGGTGATGATCTATAAGTACGTGATCAAGAACGTGGCTTTCCGCAACGGCTTCACGGCCACGTTTATGCCCAAGCCCATCTACGGCGACAATGGGAGCGGCATGCACTGCCACCAGAGCTTGTGGAAGAACGAACAGAACCTGATGTACGATGAGCACGGGTACGCTGGGCTCTCAAAGCTCGCGCTCCACTACATCGGCGGCCTGTTAGAACACGCACCTTCGATCCTTGCGTTTGCGGCACCTACCACCAACTCGTATCGCAGGTTGGTGCCGGGATACGAGGCTCCGATCAACCTGGTGTATAGCAAGCGCAATCGCAGCGCGTGCATCCGCATCCCGACATTCAACCCAGCGCCACACGCCAAGCGACTGGAGTTCCGCGCTCCCGACCCGAGCTGCAACCCCTACTTGGCATTCGCGGCGCAGCTGATGGCGGGCCTCGACGGCATCCGAAGGGAAATCGTTCCTCCGGATCCCATCGAGAAGGACGTGTACCACCTCTCGCCCGAAGAGGACGCAAAGGTCCGCAAGACTCCGGGAAGTCTGGCGGATGCGCTGACGGCACTCGAGCGGGACAATGAGTATCTAACAACGGGCGGTGTGTTCAGCACCGACCTGCTGCAGGAGTACATCCGGTACAAGCGTGAGGAAGAGGTCCTTCAACTGAGTCTTCGGCCGCATCCGTACGAGTTCATGATGTACTACGGTGTATAG